The DNA segment GTCGAGTATTGGGATAGTCTTTTCAACGTGTCCCTGATTTTGGAACGAATGGAATTGTTACAAGATATCGGAACGATTGTGGAATTCGGTTCTGGATACGGAACGTTTACATTGCCTTTAGCAAGAAACCGTAAGAATCGAATCATTGCTTTTGAAATTGAAACTGATTTAGTCCAAAACTTGCGTGAAAAAGCAAAACAAGAAGGTTTGGATCAAATCATTTCCACGGAAAAAGACATTATAGGACAAGGGACTTCCCTTACTTCCGATTCCGTAGATTATGTTATGATCTTCAATCTGTTACATCATGACGATCCTATCACAATTCTTGAAGAAGCGTACAGGATCCTAAAGCCAAGAGGCTTTGCGGGTCTTGTTCATTGGAACTATGATCCGAACACACCTCGTGGTCCTAAAATGGAGATTCGCCCCAAACCCGAGGAGATTTACAATTGGGCAAAAAAAGCAAAATTTCAAATTGAATTCACTATGCCCATTGATTTACCTCCTTACCACTATGGCTTTCTTGCGAAAAAAGAAAGCGCAGCAGGAAAAGGCTGATCGAATCCGGCTTTGATAGATTTTTTGCCGGATTCAATAAGAGGAGAATTAAAAAATAAGCTCTAATTGTCCGTAAGTTAGGAACAACACCGACTTAAGGACGAACCATGAACGAACAGTCTCAATTGTTACAAACGGTATCCGAGTTAATTTCTCATGTACCGAAAATCTTTATGATCGATTTTCTCAGATACTTCGTGTTTGCCAGCATCGCATTTATCACGTTGTATATTTGGAAACATCCCTTTCAACATAGAAAAATTCAAAGTAAAAACGCGAAATCGTCTCAGTTTCGAAAAGAATTTTTATATTCCGTCTCTTCGGTCATTGTATATACAACGATAACTTTGATCGTTTTGGTTTTTCGAAAATACGGATATTTTAAATTCTATGATAGAATCGAAGACTACGGCTGGGATTATTTTCTTTTGAGCATATTTCTAATTTTAGTAATCCAAGATTTTTATTTTTATTGGACTCATCGTTTGATGCATACGCGTTTGTTCTTTAAAGCGTTTCATAAAATTCATCATGAATCGATCACACCTTCTCCTTGGACCGCGTATTCGTTTAGTCCCTGGGAGGCTCTCATTCATGGAATGATCATGCCGATTGTGGTATCCTTATTTCCGGTTCATACGTTTGCTCTTTTGATTTTTATGACGTTTCAGATCATCAGAAACGTCTTGGGGCACAGCGGTTATGAAATGTTCCCGAGCTGGCTTTTGACCAATCGAATTTTGAAGTATATCAATACGAATACCAATCATGATATGCATCACCAATACTTTCGGTATAATTTCGGACTTTATTTTACGATTTGGGATGAAATATTCGGAACGATTCATCCCGATTACGAAGAAACATATAAAAAGATAACGGAAAGAGAATCACAGATTATTCAGGAAGAAGTGGAAATAGGATCGAATTGAATTAAAAACCGAGATATTAGAGAAGTCAGGTGAATTAGAAAAGTTCAATTTATCTTTTTGGACTTTTTGATACCTTCGTGAAACGGATGGATTTAGGATTCTCATTTGGCATTTTGAGATAGGTTCTGTTTCCTGAAGTCGGAAGGAGTCATTCCGACAATTTCTCTGAACGCACGATTAAAAGGAGCAAGAGAACCGTAACCTAGATCCATTGCAATTCGTAAGACTTGTAAATCGCCTTTTGTCGAGTCGGCTAAGATTGCTTTTGCTTCTTGAATTCTATAATGATTCAAGAACTCGTTAAAGTTTTTGTATCCAAGACCTTGGTTGATCAATCTTCTAACCCTCTTTTCTTGTGCATTCAATTGTCGTGCAAGTTTTAAAATTGTTAAATTCTCTTTTAGATAGATTTTTTCATTGTTTAACAAAGCATTCAGTTTCTTGAGTAGACTTTCATCTATCGGTTCTTCTTCTTTTGCCTCGGAAACCAGGAAGGTGTTCTCTCTAAATGTAAACAGTCGATACGAAAAAAAGAATACAAGGATGAAAATGAAAAGCGAATTTAAAAAATCTAATTCGATTGAATAATTGGAACTCTTGATAATCACTTCGAGTAGAACTACGAATATGGCGTATATTCCAGTGATCGAAACGAAAATACTCCGGAATTCCCTTCTGGATTCCATAAGATCTATATTTTTATCCTTTAAAACGCTTCCTAAAGTAAAAAGAATCAGTCCTAAATAAATCAACTGCGGTGCGCTGAAAAGAATCTGAGATAGAATGGAAGTTTCATTTCTTAGATCTGAGAGAATAAAAATATAGAAACAAAACAAATTGATAAAAATAAACAGAGCTCCATGCCAAATTTTTAATTTAAATCGGTCCATAAACAGACTGGAGACAAAAAGATAAAATAAAATAGAAACTGAAAAACAGCCGAAATGAATAAACAAAAATAGAACAAAATTCACTTCGGTATGGCTTAACATTGGACATATAAAATAAGCGATTAAACTTAAAAGGAACAGACTCCCTAAGAAGGTCTGATATGTAATCCTAACTCTAACTAAAAAGTTTAAAATTAGAAAACCCAATTGTACGATCGTAACAGCCTTTAGGATGTAAATAAAACTGATCAAATCAAACATATATTATTCGCACCGAGATTTATAGATTTACAATCAAAACGAGACGCTCTTTACGATTTCCTGTAGATTGGTTTTTCGGAATTTTTAAAAAAACAATCTTTATAATTTGTATTCATTTCAAAATGCATTTTATGATCAGAAATACATCCTTATGAATTTTCTTAACCGATCAAATTCTAAACAAAAAAGCCACTCTTAAAAGCGGCCTTTGATCTCTCTTTGTAAATTCAAAAAATAGAATGTATTACGAAAACAAGTTGTATCGCAAAATGCAATAGATTGCGCGAAATCCGTCCTTCCAACCGATTTTTTTTCCCTCGGCGTAAGTTCTTCCGTAATACGAAATTCCGACCTCAAAGATGCGAATATCAGGAATCTTAGATATCTTTGCGGTGATTTCAGGTTCGAATCCGAAACGATTTTCTTTGATCTCGACGGATTGAATGATCTCTCTTCGAAACGCCTTATAACACGTTTCCATATCCGTGAGATTGATATTGGTAAACATATTGGAAAGTGTTGTGAGTATCATGTTTCCAAGACGATGCCAGTAGTAGACAACTCGATGAGGACGTCCGCTCAAGAAACGGCTTCCGAAAACCACGTCCGCTTTTCCTTTGTAGATCGGATCGATAACTTCGGGAATTTCAAACGGATCATATTCGAGGTCCGCGTCTTGGACGATTACGATGTCTCCTTTTGCCGCTTTGAAACCGGTACGTAATGCGGCCCCTTTGCCCTGATTTACTTCGTGAAAGATGATTTGGTCCGCCAGTTTTTTGAGCGCAGGGGTTTGGAGAAGATCTCTTGTTCCGTCTTTGGAACAATCGTCCACAAGAATGATTTCCTTATTTTTGATCGGAACTTTTTTGACGGTTTCCAAAATGTTACGAATCGTATTTTTTTCGTTATAACAAGGAATGACAATGGAAACTTTCATATTTACCCCAGACCGGTGATTTCTGCCATCCGGAAGTCCCGGATAATCGCCTCGGCCCGTACAATTATTTTTTCAAGAGCGATCCCGAAAACCAAATTCTGATACGATTCAACTGCTTTGGGAAATTCTTTCTCGTCGATTTTGATGGAGAGTGTTTCCGAAACCCGTTTTTTATCCACGCATTCTTTTACAGAGGTGATGATTCCTTTGAGAGCGATGCAGACTTCTTTCAAAATATTCTGTCCGTCTTTTTCCATCGCGCTCTGATTTCCATTCGCGTCTAAAAGCGCTTTGACATGTTCGTTGATTCGAATGGAAGGCATTCCTCTTCTGCTGATTCCCATTCTCTCGATGATGGTGATCGTATCCTTAAATATGGAATATTCGGGAGTTCCTTTAAAAACATAAATGAGCGCGGGCAATTCGGTTTCAGCAAAGGAAAGAATGGCTCCGTAAAAATAACGGATCTCCGGTTTTGCAAGGGGATGAAAGTCGATTCTCTGGTATTTTTTGAGTCTGGCTTCCTGTTCTTCGATGATCTTATTGATCGTGTCCCCTTTGGCGGCCTGTTTTTTATCTTCCAATTCCTTGTGTTTGGCTTTCAGGGTTTCCAAAAATTGGATTTCTTCTTTTAAGAACTGGGTCAGATTTCCTTTTTGCTGGAGAATCATCATCAATCTGGATTCGAAAGCTTTCAGATCAAAAGCCTTCGGATTTTTTTTGGAATTTTCAGAATATTCCGTTCTTAGTTTTTCTAAGACGGCGTTGATTTCGCTGCTTTGTAAGGGTTCCATAGGAGATTTCTCCTATTCAGTATCGACCCATCTTTCCAGAGAGATAAGCAAAGAAGATATATCTTCGGAACAATACAAAAGCGCGGTTCGGGCGTCCCGAAACATCTGCTGCTGATTGTAAGGAAGTTGTTTGATATGATTGTCGTTTTTGGTATTTAGGACGTTCAGAGTATTCAAAACCATTTTTTTTAGTTTTTGAATGAGACTTAACATCATCTCCTGCATTTCCCAAGTTGTGACCAATTTGAGTTTTTCACTGTCCAATGTTTTGGATTGAAGAAGCTGTTTACGAGAAGATTCGTATTTCGCGGTGTAATAGTTCACCGATCTCGGATACGTGGTCAGTTCTTTGTGATAGTTCAGAATTTTGTCCAGCTTTTGGAAAAATTCCAGATCGAATTCCCTATTTAAGTTTCCGATGAGATTCTTATTTTCGGACGGATCTCCGGTGACTTCGAAAATTTTGGAATTTTGGAGATTGTTCAAAACGGAATGGATTCGTTCCTTGATCTTTCCCAGTTCGGAGATTCTTTTTTCGATGATATTTCCCTCTCCAAAAGAGGAATTTCCACCATACTCCGTTTTCAAGGGAATATCGATCGAATCTCTGTAGGAAGAAGAGGAAGGCGTGGAATGTTCTATGATGTTCAGATCCACTCTTCCCAGATCAAATGTAGAGCTGTCTTTGGATTTTTGATCCCAGGCCGGTTCTTGAAAGAAACTTTGTTGGATCGCTCCGGTGTTTTTGTTTTGAATCGTTTCCTGCGGTTTGGGAATTTTTACAGAGGAAGGTGGTTGCTGGAGCTGTGCTTTATTTATGATTTCATGCAGATTTACTTTTCCCATCCCAGGAGAAGGCGTTCCGGGTTTTGAAGCGGTCGGCTTTTTTGCAGTAGGAGACGCGGTCGGTTTGTGTTTGTGAATCTGAGTTGCTCCCTTGTCGGGGGATTCGAGTGTGATTCTTACAAGTTCTGCTCTGTGGGTATTTCGGTTAAATCGGAGTCCGAAACGGTTTCCCTGTTTGTCTATAAATTTCTGATCCAGCTGATGGAGGGAAAGAGCGTTCGGATCCACGGAGGAGATGGAATCGACTACGATGTATTCGGTTCGTTTCAGCATAGAAAGAACTCCAGATATGTATTTTGAAGAATTTCTTCCATCACCGTATACACCGGACGAGAGCGATTCAAGCAGTAACGATAAATTTGTACATAAGAAGTTTCCTGAATTATAAATGAGGTGGAAACCTTTTCTCTGTCGATCTGCAAAAAACACTTTCCCGTATCTTCGAAACTCTGCATCAGATGGATCCCCAGTTCTGCAAGTCCGGAAAGATCGATGTTCTCTTCTTGAAGACGGGAAAAAAAGTCAGAATCCAAAGGTATGGTTAGAAAAATCTTTCCAAAACGATTTTGTATCATTTTTATACCTCTATTTCATTTCGGTTCTCGAGATCCTTCGGTGGATTCTAAAATGATCTTGGAAGTACGGAATTTTAAAAGAATTCATTTGACAGGGGGGAGGGTACGGAAAACCTGGAATCACTTATTCGATAGGAAGTGTAAGCCTTGGCTAATATCAAGTCTTCAAAAAAGGACATTCGGAGAACAAAACGCAGAAATGCGGCAAATTCTCAAAACAGGTCCAGGCTCAGAACGCAGGCTAAAAAAGTTCTGAAAGCCATCAAAGAAAAAGACCAAAACGGCGCGAAAGCTCTATTTGTAGAGTATACCTCGCTTTTGGACAAAGCCGCAAAAACGAATCTGATTCATTTCAAAAACGCAGATAGAAAAAAAAGCAGAATGGCGAAACGCCTGAATGCGGTATCTGCAACAGCTTAAAAACGGAATCATAAAGGGCGATTAGCTCAGCTGGTAGAGCGCCTGCCTTACAAGCAGGATGTCGGCAGTTCGATCCTGTCATCGCCCAATTCTTTTCTTCCAGATTTAAATTCCAACTTCTATGAATACTCAAAGCCCCGTATTCAATCATCCTGACCTGATGGTTTCTGTTTCCGGGATTCGAGGAATCATACCTACCGGGCTTTCTCCCGAAGTCATTTTTGATTCTCTCCGAGCTTTTGGCACCTGGATCGAGGGGGCAAAGATCGTAATCGGGAGAGATTCCCGCCCATCCGGCCCTTATATCGAAAATATCGCACTCGGTTTGATGCAGGGAATGGGGAAGGACATCCTACAACTCGGTATTGTTCCGACTCCCACCGTAAAAGCAGTGGTCAATCTTTCCAAAGCCGGTGGGGGAATCATGATCAGCGCCTCCCACAATCCGATCGTATGGAACGCGTTTAAGTTTGTGGGTCCGGGCGGATTTTTTACCGGGGCTGCGGATTTAGAACAAATCTTAGAAACGATTCGAAATCATTCTTATCGACCGATTCAATACAAACCTTCCTCCAAGATCGTTTCCGGAAAGGAGTGGTGCGAACGACATATCGAATCCGTACTCAAACGAGTCAACGTTGCCGCGATCCGCAAAAAAAAATACAAGGTTCTCGTGGATGCTGTCAACGGAGCCGGAAGTTCTTTAGTTCCGGAACTTCTGGAACGTTTGGGATGCAAGCCCATTCTTTTGCACTGTAGCCCGGACGGAACCTTTCCGAGACCTCCGGAACCGACCCCCGAGGCTCTCAAACAAACTTCTCGCAAGATGAAGTCTTCCGGCGCGGATATCGGTTTTGCTTTGGACCCGGACGCGGATCGTCTTGTAGTTCTGACTCCCAAAAAAGGAGCGATTTCCGAAGAATATACGCTTCCTCTTAGCTTTCTTTCTTTGGCCTTGGGTAAATTTCCCAAGAAGTCGAGTATGATCGTGAACTTATCCACGAGCTTTATCAACGAATTTGTGGCTGCGAACTACGGTGTTCCTGTTTTTCGTTCTAAGGTCGGAGAAGCAAACGTCGTCTCCGAAATGTTGAGACAGAAATCGATCTTTGGCGGAGAAGGAAACGGTGGAGTCATCGACCCGGCGATCGCCTCCTTTGGAAGAGATTCCTTATCCGGGATCGCTCATATCTTAAACGTGATGGCTGCGACCGGAAAGAAGATCGATTCTATCTTAGAAGCGTTGCCCGCGGTTCATATGCAGAAAACCAGTTTTAAAATTGCGGGAAAAAATCTTCAGGACATTTACTCCAAGTTCCAGGGGGAATTTTCCAACTTCTCCGAGGAGACTTTGGACGGTCTTCGTTTGGCCTCGGAAGATTCTTGGATTCACATTCGACCCTCCAATACGGAGCCGATCATTCGAGTGATCGGCGAGGCTCGGACCAAAAAAGACCTGAATTCTCTGCTCGACCGTGCGGGAAGCCTCATGGAGAATGCCTGATATGTGTGGAATTGTCGGTTATGCCGGTAGTAAAAATGCAGAATCGGTTCTTGTAGTAGGGCTGATCTGCCTCGAATACAGAGGGTATGATTCTGCCGGGATTGCGGTCTTGGATCAGGGGGATATCTTAGTTCGAAAAGCGAAAGGAAAAATCAAGGATCTCGAAGCTCATCTTCGAGAATTTCCAGCCCCAGGAACTGTGGGGATCGGTCATACCCGTTGGGCGACTCACGGGGAACCAAATCAAATCAACGCCCATCCGCATACGGATACAAATTCCACCGTTGCGGTTGTGCATAACGGTATCATCGAAAATTATCTCGAGCTCAAAAACGAGCTCAAAAAGAAAGGACACGTGTTCCAAAGTTTGACGGATACGGAAGTTCTTCCCCATTTGCTTGAGGAAAGCAAAAAAAGCGGTAAATCCAATCGGGAATCTTTTCTCGAACTTTTTGGCAGAATTCACGGGAAATGGGCGATTTCAGCCGTTTTTGAAACGGAGCCGAATCGTGTTTATTTTGGTCAGGACGGAGCTCCGCTTTTGATCGGAAAAGGAAAGGACGAATATTTTTTAGCTTCCGATATTTCCCCTCTGACCCGGAATTGCGAAGAAGTTTATTATGTGAACTCCGGAGAATGGGGTTACTTTTCCAAGACCGAATTCAAGCTTTTTGATTTTTCCGGAAATGAAATCATTCCCGTTTTTAAAAAGCAGGAACTTCGCTGGGAAGACTTGGATAAGGGCGGATATCCGCACTACATGATCAAAGAAATTCACGAACAAGCTGGAATTTTTAGAAAGATCATTCAAGAACGTATCTTAGATAACGGTGAAATTGTTTTTCCCGAAATCAAAATGAACAAGGACGTTCTTTCGAGAGTCAATCGTATCATCATCCAAGCCGCGGGAACGAGTTATTACGCGGGAATGATCGGCAAACACTATCTCGAAAATTTTGCAAAGATTCAAACGGATACAGAAGCTTCTTCCGAGTTCCGTTATAGAAATCCGGTGGTGGAAGGGGATACTCTCATCATGGGGATTTCCCAGTCCGGTGAAACCGCGGACACGTTAGCTTCCATTCACGAAGCGAAAGCG comes from the Leptospira sp. WS92.C1 genome and includes:
- a CDS encoding class I SAM-dependent methyltransferase, which encodes MPEVEYWDSLFNVSLILERMELLQDIGTIVEFGSGYGTFTLPLARNRKNRIIAFEIETDLVQNLREKAKQEGLDQIISTEKDIIGQGTSLTSDSVDYVMIFNLLHHDDPITILEEAYRILKPRGFAGLVHWNYDPNTPRGPKMEIRPKPEEIYNWAKKAKFQIEFTMPIDLPPYHYGFLAKKESAAGKG
- a CDS encoding glycosyltransferase family 2 protein codes for the protein MKVSIVIPCYNEKNTIRNILETVKKVPIKNKEIILVDDCSKDGTRDLLQTPALKKLADQIIFHEVNQGKGAALRTGFKAAKGDIVIVQDADLEYDPFEIPEVIDPIYKGKADVVFGSRFLSGRPHRVVYYWHRLGNMILTTLSNMFTNINLTDMETCYKAFRREIIQSVEIKENRFGFEPEITAKISKIPDIRIFEVGISYYGRTYAEGKKIGWKDGFRAIYCILRYNLFS
- the glmS gene encoding glutamine--fructose-6-phosphate transaminase (isomerizing), coding for MCGIVGYAGSKNAESVLVVGLICLEYRGYDSAGIAVLDQGDILVRKAKGKIKDLEAHLREFPAPGTVGIGHTRWATHGEPNQINAHPHTDTNSTVAVVHNGIIENYLELKNELKKKGHVFQSLTDTEVLPHLLEESKKSGKSNRESFLELFGRIHGKWAISAVFETEPNRVYFGQDGAPLLIGKGKDEYFLASDISPLTRNCEEVYYVNSGEWGYFSKTEFKLFDFSGNEIIPVFKKQELRWEDLDKGGYPHYMIKEIHEQAGIFRKIIQERILDNGEIVFPEIKMNKDVLSRVNRIIIQAAGTSYYAGMIGKHYLENFAKIQTDTEASSEFRYRNPVVEGDTLIMGISQSGETADTLASIHEAKAKFIKVISLVNNVNSTIARESDSYIRTDAGPEIGVASTKAFTAQVLNLLLFSIYMANLKWLISEDEKKSLIEEIRLLPAKIDRILAQASKIEEMSSHFTSAKDFIFLGRTYNHPIAMEGALKLKEISYIHASGYAGGEFKHGPIALITNEVPVVCIAPKSEIYTKMVSNIQEIKARKGIIISIVTEGDTEAKALSDYCFEIPECSEILSPILNVIPLQLLAYYSAISRGCPPDQPRNLAKSVTVE
- the rpsT gene encoding 30S ribosomal protein S20; its protein translation is MANIKSSKKDIRRTKRRNAANSQNRSRLRTQAKKVLKAIKEKDQNGAKALFVEYTSLLDKAAKTNLIHFKNADRKKSRMAKRLNAVSATA
- the glmM gene encoding phosphoglucosamine mutase, yielding MNTQSPVFNHPDLMVSVSGIRGIIPTGLSPEVIFDSLRAFGTWIEGAKIVIGRDSRPSGPYIENIALGLMQGMGKDILQLGIVPTPTVKAVVNLSKAGGGIMISASHNPIVWNAFKFVGPGGFFTGAADLEQILETIRNHSYRPIQYKPSSKIVSGKEWCERHIESVLKRVNVAAIRKKKYKVLVDAVNGAGSSLVPELLERLGCKPILLHCSPDGTFPRPPEPTPEALKQTSRKMKSSGADIGFALDPDADRLVVLTPKKGAISEEYTLPLSFLSLALGKFPKKSSMIVNLSTSFINEFVAANYGVPVFRSKVGEANVVSEMLRQKSIFGGEGNGGVIDPAIASFGRDSLSGIAHILNVMAATGKKIDSILEALPAVHMQKTSFKIAGKNLQDIYSKFQGEFSNFSEETLDGLRLASEDSWIHIRPSNTEPIIRVIGEARTKKDLNSLLDRAGSLMENA
- a CDS encoding helix-turn-helix domain-containing protein, yielding MFDLISFIYILKAVTIVQLGFLILNFLVRVRITYQTFLGSLFLLSLIAYFICPMLSHTEVNFVLFLFIHFGCFSVSILFYLFVSSLFMDRFKLKIWHGALFIFINLFCFYIFILSDLRNETSILSQILFSAPQLIYLGLILFTLGSVLKDKNIDLMESRREFRSIFVSITGIYAIFVVLLEVIIKSSNYSIELDFLNSLFIFILVFFFSYRLFTFRENTFLVSEAKEEEPIDESLLKKLNALLNNEKIYLKENLTILKLARQLNAQEKRVRRLINQGLGYKNFNEFLNHYRIQEAKAILADSTKGDLQVLRIAMDLGYGSLAPFNRAFREIVGMTPSDFRKQNLSQNAK
- a CDS encoding sterol desaturase family protein; this encodes MIDFLRYFVFASIAFITLYIWKHPFQHRKIQSKNAKSSQFRKEFLYSVSSVIVYTTITLIVLVFRKYGYFKFYDRIEDYGWDYFLLSIFLILVIQDFYFYWTHRLMHTRLFFKAFHKIHHESITPSPWTAYSFSPWEALIHGMIMPIVVSLFPVHTFALLIFMTFQIIRNVLGHSGYEMFPSWLLTNRILKYINTNTNHDMHHQYFRYNFGLYFTIWDEIFGTIHPDYEETYKKITERESQIIQEEVEIGSN